Genomic window (Enterobacteriaceae bacterium 4M9):
TATACTTAGCGTTGAACACCCCTTTTCACAGTTTTGTCCGTGTTATTGCCTGTTATTACAGCGATAAGAATGGTGCAGTTGAAAAACTGTGAGCAACCGGGTGATAAAAGGCAAAAGCCTTCTTGCTATAACAAGGTTAGCAGTGGAATAATGTTGCGGTTTTCCGTGTTTACACTTGTTAAAACAAGGCTTTTGCGGAATGACCAATTTTGCCTGGACGTTGACGCGCGCAGCAATGGCGTAAGACGCTGTGAACTTTCAGGCAGTTAGCGGGCTGCGGGTTGCAGACCTTACCGGCATACGGAATCTTCTCTGGCACAATCAATCCAGGCTGTTCCCAGGATTAAATGCGCTGTTTTTCCGGTTGAAAAACAGGCTGCCGATACTTTGCGCCTCTATGCAAGCGACAACCGGGAGGTTGACGACTCTGCGAACAGTCACGAGGCCATCGGCTCACACCCGGTAAGACGTACCATGCCCGCCGCTCTGTCGCCAATGTAAGAATAATGAGTCAGTTACGATGAAAAGAATGTTAATAAACGCAACTCAACAGGAAGAGTTGCGTGTCGCCCTTGTGGATGGGCAGCGTCTGTACGACCTGGATATTGAAAGCCCAGGCCACGAACAGAAAAAAGCAAACATCTATAAAGGCAAAATTACCCGCATCGAACCGAGCCTGGAAGCCGCGTTCGTTGATTATGGCGCTGAACGCCATGGTTTTCTCCCTCTCAAAGAAATCGCCCGCGAATACTTCCCCAGCAACTACTCCGCACACGGTCGCCCTAACATTAAAGACGTGCTGCGTGAAGGCCAGGAAGTCATTGTCCAGATTGATAAAGAAGAGCGTGGCAACAAAGGGGCTGCGCTAACGACCTTTATCAGCCTTGCAGGCAGCTACCTGGTGCTGATGCCGAATAACCCGCGAGCGGGTGGCATCTCTCGCCGTATTGAAGGCGACGATCGTACCGAGCTGAAAGAAGCACTGTCCTCACTGGAAGTGCCAGACGGCATGGGCCTGATTGTTCGTACCGCGGGCGTGGGCAAATCTGCCGAAGCGCTGCAATGGGACCTCGGTTTTCGCCTTAAGCACTGGGAAGCTATCCAGAAAGCCGCCGAAAGCCGCCCTGCCCCGTTCCTGATTCACCAGGAAAGCAACGTTATCGTGCGTGCTTTCCGTGACTATCTGCGCCAGGACATCGGTGAAATCCTTATCGATAACCCGAAGGTGCTGGAGCTGGCGCGCCAGCACATTTCCGCGCTGGGCCGTCCGGATTTCAGCAGCAAAATTAAGCTTTATAGCGGCGAAATTCCGCTGTTCAGCCACTATCAGATTGAATCCCAGATTGAATCTGCCTTCCAGCGCGAAGTGCGCCTGCCTTCCGGCGGCTCTATCGTTATCGACACCACTGAAGCGTTGACTGCCATCGACATCAACTCCGCACGCGCCACCCGCGGCGGTGATATCGAAGAAACGGCCTTCAACACCAACCTGGAAGCCGCCGATGAGATTGCCCGCCAGCTACGTCTGCGCGACCTGGGCGGTTTGATTGTTATCGACTTTATCGACATGACCCCGGTTCGCCACCAGCGCGCGGTAGAAAACCGCCTGCGTGACGCTGTGCGTCAGGACAGAGCACGTATCCAGATAAGCCACATTTCTCGCTTCGGTCTGCTGGAAATGTCGCGTCAGCGTCTTAGCCCGTCGCTTGGTGAATCCAGCCACCACGTGTGTCCGCGCTGTAGCGGTACTGGCACCATTCGTGACAACGAATCGCTGGCGCTGTCCATTCTGCGTCTGATTGAAGAAGAAGCGCTGAAAGAAAACACCAAAGAAGTGCACGCCATTGTGCCGGTTCAGGTGGCTTCCTATCTGCTTAACGAAAAACGTGAAGCCGTTAACGCCATTGAAACCCGCCAGGAAGGCGTGCGTTGCGTCATCGTTCCTAATGACCAGATGCAGACGCCGCACTACTCCGTACTGCGCGTGCGTAAGGGTGAAGAAACCCATACGTTGAGCTACATGCTGCCGAAGATCCATGAAGAAGCGATGACAATGCCGTCTGACGACGAACACGCCGAGCGCCGCCGCCCTGAGCAGCCAGCACTGGCGACCTTCGTCATGCCGGATGTCCCGCCGGTTCCGCAGGAGAGCGCAGCTAAACCTGCCGCATCTGCAGGCGAGCAGAAACCTGCTGCAACCGCTCAGAGCCCTGGCCTGGTAAGCCGTTTCTTCAATGCACTGAAGAAAGTGTTTGCCGGTGAAGAGACTGCGCAGCAAGAGCAGCCCCAGACGGATGATAAAGCGCAGAAGAAGTCGGATAACCGTCAGGACCGTCGCCAGAATAATAACCGTCGCCAGAACAACCGTCGTGACCGCAACGAGCGTGGCGATCGCAACGCGCGCGGCGATAACCGTGACAACCGCGAAGCCCGTGACAACAATCGTGATAACCGCGACAGCCGTAACGAAGGCCGCGACGACAACCGTCGCAACCGCCGCCAGCAGCAGACTGCTGACGGACAGGCTGCACGTCAGGCACCGCAGGTTCAGCAAGCGGTAGAAGAGACAGAAAACAAAGCCCGCGAGCCGCGTCGCGATCGCAACCGTCGCCGCACGGAAGATAAACGCCAGGCCCAGCAGGAAGTCAAAGCACTGCAAACCCAGCCAGAAGAACTGGTGGACGACAGCGCCCAGGAAGAAAATGTTCAGAAGATGCCGCGCCGCAAACAGCGCCAGCTTGCGCAGTCGGTGCGTGTTGAAGCTGCCTCCTGCGAGCCGCCAGTTGAGGTTGAACAGGCTCAGGTAGAGCAGCAGCCGACTGAACCGGTAAAAGCGCCATCCACGGAACTGGCTACGCGTCCGCTGCCTGCGGTTGTTGCGCAA
Coding sequences:
- the rne gene encoding ribonuclease E: MKRMLINATQQEELRVALVDGQRLYDLDIESPGHEQKKANIYKGKITRIEPSLEAAFVDYGAERHGFLPLKEIAREYFPSNYSAHGRPNIKDVLREGQEVIVQIDKEERGNKGAALTTFISLAGSYLVLMPNNPRAGGISRRIEGDDRTELKEALSSLEVPDGMGLIVRTAGVGKSAEALQWDLGFRLKHWEAIQKAAESRPAPFLIHQESNVIVRAFRDYLRQDIGEILIDNPKVLELARQHISALGRPDFSSKIKLYSGEIPLFSHYQIESQIESAFQREVRLPSGGSIVIDTTEALTAIDINSARATRGGDIEETAFNTNLEAADEIARQLRLRDLGGLIVIDFIDMTPVRHQRAVENRLRDAVRQDRARIQISHISRFGLLEMSRQRLSPSLGESSHHVCPRCSGTGTIRDNESLALSILRLIEEEALKENTKEVHAIVPVQVASYLLNEKREAVNAIETRQEGVRCVIVPNDQMQTPHYSVLRVRKGEETHTLSYMLPKIHEEAMTMPSDDEHAERRRPEQPALATFVMPDVPPVPQESAAKPAASAGEQKPAATAQSPGLVSRFFNALKKVFAGEETAQQEQPQTDDKAQKKSDNRQDRRQNNNRRQNNRRDRNERGDRNARGDNRDNREARDNNRDNRDSRNEGRDDNRRNRRQQQTADGQAARQAPQVQQAVEETENKAREPRRDRNRRRTEDKRQAQQEVKALQTQPEELVDDSAQEENVQKMPRRKQRQLAQSVRVEAASCEPPVEVEQAQVEQQPTEPVKAPSTELATRPLPAVVAQEPATDSESGEADDNGEGRGDNAGMPRRSRRSPRHLRVSGQRRRRYRDERYPTQSPMPLAGGFASPEMASGKVWVSYPVARAQEQDVVEAVETEKAPQQELSVAELAQALGAVQVVQPVAAAAVEPQEPVVETTHPQVIATPIDEAPQIVSARDEQTAERVSAEAVSAETTAEVAQPEPETTQPQVTAGVDEAMPQEQSAAPVEQPAADVEHNAQPSVEAPVEVEGNEIAEQPGDAETQLAGAESSVIEIATQPAVAEAPPVVQESVVKTTSAVKAQTVITEPSHASAPMTRAPAPAYIPEAPRHSDWVRPTFDFAGKGSAGGHSATHQATAPATKPSAVE